In Iodobacter fluviatilis, one DNA window encodes the following:
- a CDS encoding DUF4124 domain-containing protein yields the protein MKILLLASLLAMPAFAAKVYQWRDADGRVFYSDQPAPGQNARERNIRVPSNTASPSQDQPVMVLYVSPECGQPCSDAVEMLDSRKINYELKNPSRSEPQMIEFINLVGSLSVRTPVLVMGKKVLSPWDKLIWSATLNKAGYPAQEKKNASQAK from the coding sequence ATGAAAATTTTATTATTGGCTTCCTTACTCGCTATGCCCGCTTTTGCCGCCAAGGTTTATCAGTGGCGCGATGCGGATGGCAGGGTGTTTTATTCGGATCAGCCTGCGCCCGGCCAGAACGCTAGGGAAAGAAATATCCGTGTACCAAGTAATACGGCAAGCCCGTCACAAGATCAGCCCGTGATGGTGCTGTATGTTTCGCCCGAATGCGGCCAGCCCTGCAGCGATGCGGTAGAGATGCTCGACAGCCGCAAAATTAATTACGAGTTAAAAAACCCCAGCCGTTCAGAGCCACAAATGATCGAGTTTATTAATTTGGTGGGCAGCCTTTCGGTGCGAACCCCGGTACTGGTGATGGGCAAAAAAGTGCTGAGCCCATGGGATAAGCTGATCTGGAGCGCAACGCTTAATAAGGCGGGCTATCCTGCGCAAGAAAAGAAAAACGCTTCGCAAGCAAAATGA
- a CDS encoding SRPBCC family protein: protein MTGTVHLHQVLKAPAERIYRAFITPAAMAKWIPPYGFTCTVHHMEPRVGGTFKMSFTNFATQHSMAFGGEYLELVTNERLRYTDQFDDPNLPGVMQVTVALKSVSCGTDLSVVQEGIPDVIPLEMCYLGWQESLAQLARLVEADSPQ, encoded by the coding sequence ATGACAGGCACTGTTCATCTCCACCAGGTGCTGAAAGCACCGGCAGAGCGCATTTACCGGGCATTTATTACGCCAGCAGCCATGGCCAAATGGATTCCTCCTTATGGTTTTACCTGCACGGTTCACCATATGGAGCCGAGGGTGGGCGGGACATTTAAAATGTCGTTTACTAACTTTGCAACGCAACATAGCATGGCTTTTGGCGGCGAATACTTGGAATTGGTCACCAACGAGCGGCTGCGATACACCGATCAGTTTGATGATCCAAATTTACCTGGCGTGATGCAGGTTACTGTTGCACTTAAATCCGTTTCCTGTGGCACTGATTTAAGCGTTGTACAGGAAGGCATTCCGGATGTGATCCCCTTAGAAATGTGCTACCTCGGCTGGCAAGAGTCGCTCGCTCAGCTGGCAAGGCTGGTGGAAGCCGATAGTCCCCAGTAG